One window of the Streptomyces sp. ITFR-21 genome contains the following:
- a CDS encoding uracil-DNA glycosylase, which translates to MTARPLHEIVEAGWAKALEPVAGQIAAMGDFLRAEIAAGRTYLPSGANVLRAFQQPFDEVRVLIVGQDPYPTPGHAVGLSFSVAPDVRPLPGSLENIYRELCADLGVPRPSDGDLTPWTRQGVLLLNRALTTAPKRPAAHRGKGWEAVTEQAIRALAARGRPLVSILWGRDARNVRPLLGPLPAIESAHPSPMSADRGFFGSRPFSRTNDLLVGQGVQPVDWRLP; encoded by the coding sequence GTGACTGCACGACCATTGCACGAGATCGTCGAAGCGGGCTGGGCGAAGGCGCTGGAGCCCGTGGCGGGCCAGATCGCCGCGATGGGGGACTTCCTCCGCGCCGAGATCGCCGCGGGCCGTACGTACCTGCCGTCGGGGGCGAACGTCCTGCGCGCCTTCCAGCAGCCGTTCGACGAGGTACGGGTCCTCATCGTCGGCCAGGACCCGTATCCCACCCCGGGACACGCGGTCGGCCTCAGCTTCTCCGTCGCACCCGACGTGCGCCCGCTGCCGGGCAGCCTGGAGAACATCTACCGGGAGCTGTGCGCCGACCTCGGGGTGCCGCGGCCGTCCGACGGCGACCTCACACCGTGGACCCGGCAGGGGGTGCTGCTGCTCAACAGGGCGCTGACCACCGCGCCCAAGCGGCCCGCGGCGCATCGCGGCAAGGGCTGGGAGGCCGTCACCGAGCAGGCGATCAGGGCGCTGGCCGCCCGGGGCCGGCCGCTGGTGTCGATCCTGTGGGGGCGGGACGCGCGCAATGTGCGCCCGCTGCTCGGCCCGCTGCCGGCGATCGAGTCCGCGCACCCCTCGCCGATGTCCGCCGACCGCGGATTCTTCGGCTCCAGGCCGTTCAGCCGCACCAACGACCTGCTGGTCGGGCAAGGCGTCCAGCCGGTCGACTGGCGGCTTCCCTGA
- a CDS encoding NADH:flavin oxidoreductase/NADH oxidase, whose translation MSALFEPITLRSLTVRNRAWMAPMCQYSALPDGPDQGAPNDWHLAHYGARATGGAGLILTEATAVGPEGRISPYDLGIWNDHQVDRFRRITGFFKEHGVAAGIQLAHAGRKASTAAPWQGGGPVGGDAHGWQPVAPSPVPFDEGHPVPRELTRDAIAAVVAQFAAAAERALAAGFQVAEVHGAHGYLIGQFLSPHSNRRTDGYGGAFENRIRFALEVVDAVREVWPAELPLFFRISATDWLERGGWTPDDTVRLAKELLVRGVDLMDVSSGGDAPGVRVPTGPGYQVPFAARVKAETELPVAAVGEITEPHQAETILASGQADAVLLARALLRQPSWPLRAAYELGAPAAATVPVQYARAYPRPVR comes from the coding sequence GTGAGCGCACTGTTCGAACCCATCACCCTGCGGTCCCTGACAGTGCGCAACCGCGCCTGGATGGCGCCGATGTGCCAGTACTCGGCGCTCCCCGACGGCCCCGACCAGGGCGCGCCGAACGACTGGCACCTCGCCCACTACGGGGCACGCGCGACCGGCGGCGCCGGACTGATCCTGACCGAGGCCACCGCGGTCGGCCCGGAGGGCCGGATCAGCCCGTACGACCTCGGCATCTGGAACGACCACCAGGTGGACCGGTTCCGCCGGATCACCGGCTTCTTCAAGGAGCACGGCGTCGCGGCGGGCATCCAGCTCGCGCACGCCGGCCGCAAGGCGTCCACCGCCGCGCCCTGGCAGGGCGGCGGCCCGGTGGGCGGCGACGCGCACGGCTGGCAGCCCGTCGCGCCCAGCCCGGTGCCCTTCGACGAAGGCCACCCGGTGCCGCGGGAACTGACGCGGGACGCGATCGCCGCGGTGGTGGCCCAGTTCGCCGCCGCCGCCGAGCGGGCGCTGGCGGCCGGCTTCCAGGTGGCCGAGGTGCACGGCGCCCACGGGTACCTGATCGGCCAGTTCCTGTCCCCGCACAGCAACCGCCGCACCGACGGCTACGGCGGCGCCTTCGAGAACCGGATCCGCTTCGCGCTGGAGGTGGTCGACGCGGTCCGCGAGGTCTGGCCGGCCGAACTCCCGCTGTTCTTCCGCATCTCGGCCACCGACTGGCTGGAGCGCGGCGGCTGGACGCCCGACGACACCGTCCGGCTCGCCAAGGAGTTGCTGGTGCGCGGGGTGGACCTGATGGACGTGTCGAGCGGCGGCGACGCGCCCGGGGTGCGCGTCCCGACCGGGCCCGGCTACCAGGTGCCGTTCGCCGCACGGGTCAAGGCCGAGACCGAACTGCCGGTCGCCGCGGTCGGCGAGATCACCGAGCCGCACCAGGCCGAGACGATCCTTGCCAGCGGCCAGGCCGACGCCGTCCTGCTGGCCCGCGCGCTGCTGCGCCAGCCGTCCTGGCCGCTGCGGGCGGCCTACGAACTCGGCGCCCCGGCTGCGGCGACCGTGCCGGTGCAGTACGCCAGGGCCTACCCGCGCCCGGTCCGCTGA
- a CDS encoding TetR/AcrR family transcriptional regulator, whose protein sequence is MSPRSPSVNEAMRQRSRERLLQATVELVEERGYEATTLADITKRAGSARGLVSYYYSGKRALLQSAVHRLMNQELAAAMEREPRTEDGEELLARAIDAILGLTQTHTTLMRTHMASILQEEGFIQCPEQQRLALLLRQAVACWGAADPDEEYRLLRALLMGATVALLLPGAPMPLAKLRAELFQRYELDWSAGLPPSGGELRGGEPGPRPRRPCRAEESVPAPAPAAAARPGSARIG, encoded by the coding sequence ATGTCCCCTCGAAGCCCATCGGTCAATGAAGCAATGCGCCAGCGCTCGCGGGAGCGGTTGCTGCAGGCGACCGTGGAGCTGGTCGAGGAGCGCGGCTACGAGGCCACCACCCTCGCCGACATCACCAAACGCGCCGGGTCCGCCCGCGGCCTGGTCTCGTACTACTACTCCGGCAAGCGCGCGCTGCTCCAGTCCGCGGTGCACCGTCTGATGAACCAGGAGCTGGCGGCGGCGATGGAGCGCGAGCCGCGCACCGAGGACGGCGAGGAGCTGCTCGCCCGGGCCATCGACGCGATCCTCGGGCTGACACAGACGCACACCACGCTGATGCGCACCCACATGGCGTCGATCCTCCAGGAGGAGGGGTTCATCCAGTGTCCCGAGCAGCAGCGGCTCGCCCTGCTGCTCCGGCAGGCGGTGGCGTGCTGGGGCGCGGCCGACCCCGATGAGGAGTACCGGCTGCTGCGCGCCCTGCTGATGGGCGCGACGGTTGCGCTGCTGCTGCCCGGCGCCCCCATGCCGCTGGCCAAGCTGCGGGCCGAGCTGTTCCAGCGGTACGAACTGGACTGGTCGGCGGGCCTGCCGCCGTCCGGCGGGGAGCTGCGCGGCGGTGAGCCGGGCCCGCGGCCGCGGCGGCCCTGCCGCGCCGAGGAGTCCGTCCCCGCGCCCGCCCCGGCCGCTGCCGCACGTCCGGGAAGTGCCAGAATCGGCTGA